gCATCCCCTAAGGGACCAAGAACAGCAAATATATGCGCATGGGGGTGATATTAATGTTGAAttagtgtttttttctttctttttttatttgtttattattttttaataaatcacaCGTGTCGCGACACTTAATGGCTTGCACAAAATTACAAAGTTCTATATTTGGTCATGTTTATCCGGTAAGCAAGAAGAATATCCCACCGCCCAAATGAGAGCTCAGCCCCTCCAACCCCATGGTCCAAGGCGGTGCTGGCGTCATGTGGGGCTCGTAATACATGTTAGTTCTGCTTTCAGTGCATTGAGGTAGATCCTTCAACATGCATATAATACCTACTTTTGCGGCACATAAAGTTGATGCATTAAAAGCTAAAAACAGATACTAACCGCCTCTCAACGTCTGCTTCATCCATTGTACTAACCTGACTGgaatccacaaaaaaaaaaaaaaaaaaagttaaccaTGTCACTTATGTTGATCAGGTTTCTTTTCAACGTTAAATATATAGAAAGAAGCATTGCGAATAGAAATTGCATATAAGGGGTTGAAAGTAACTTGGATCCTGGCTTCGGTAGACATGACAAATTGACAATCAAAGCTACTCTTTTATCCCTCCGTCTGCATagaatacttaaaaaaaatcagtgaaCAGGACAGAACGAGCAGTTAATTTATTATCTTTATGGAAGATTTAGTTATTCAAGTTgttaatattaaaaagaaaaaaatctgcCCGTGTGATTTGAAAAACACAATGTCGCTTATCACGTGGAAAATTTCCTGTTTTTCTATGACTTATACACTGACAgttcacatatttttcttgtgaaaatttCAGAGAAAGTTTGTCGCTTGTCATTAGAGAGTGTACTTTTTCATGTCCAACTTATTTCCTCCCACCATTGGCTCACTTGCATATCCGTTTCACTGTAGAAATTCTCTCTCTTACCTCTCTCTGAAATTACAGGGCACGGCCTATGGTGTTTGCCCAAGTGAAATACTCGGTCTTTATATTAAAGTTTCAATATTACAACGAAGGCAACAATAACAAAACAGAATTATAATGCATGCCTTTCACATCTTGAAATGCTAAAAACAAAGCAATTTAATAATTCTTTTCGATGTCATGTCCCACCCTCCAAAAAATCTTTAAATAGGCACTAGGATTGTTGTTTGGAATTTTTCATGCAGCAAAAGTAACATTAATCTCTAAAATCCAAACGACACCCTTCTTGTTAAACTCTAGAACTGTACTGGGGATCAAATTTGCACTCATCTATCTAAACCATTGTCTTCTTCTGCACATTTTGTCCTTTGTCAACGTCTAAAACTGATTGTCAACGTCGAAAACTGATTAAGGTCGCCTTGCAAATTCAAAGTAAACTGTACAGTATGCTGACATAGTTTGCAGGGGTCTGCACaacccaaaaaacaaataaatcaaatcCAGGACAGTCATTGTGAGGACAGGATGTTAGTCACATTCATTCCTCCAATTCTAATCTAGAAACAGTCATTGTGAGGACATGATGTTAGTTTAACTTTACCTGGTGCAAAAGTGGAGTTACATGATGAGCGTTCTATTAACCAGCCTTTTCACACCGACTTTCTGCTCGTGCAGACAATATGAGGACGATTTTGAGGTTACATATATGCAACACTAAAAGTGGAGTTTGCGTTAATTGGGTGTCAAGTCTCCAATTAGTGAAACCTGCCAGAGCTAAAGTTTGTAACACCAGAATTACAGGTCTCAATCTAGAGCTAAAATTAAGTAAATCAGCATGACTTAACACATTTGGAGGAAATGAGAAGGTACTTAAATCCATCAATCAAATGAGATGCCTTAGGCGCGCTGTCCTTTGGCATAAAGCAAAAGAAGTTAAAGAGATCATCAAGGAGAGTGAAAAGCGGGGCACTCAAGTTCTACATCATGGAACAATTCAAGCAGGATATGATAAACATGCACCTCCAATGCCATCAcacaacaataaaaaggaaaaattggtGGTTTTCCTCCGACATCATAGGGGTTTTCTGTTATCAGAAAACACATGTTTGAGAAAGCCCTTGAGCAACAAACCGTTACACAGGGTTGAAGGCTTGAAGCAGCTAGTGAAATCTTTTACTACTGGACTGCCGCCTCCTCTAAGCAAATAGAAAGTGTTTTCCATGCTTTTTTGCGTGCAAGCCAGTGTGAGTTTCAGACTTTTGGGAGCAAAAACATGAACCCACCGGCTATTTCCTGAAGCAATATTGGTTTCAACCACATGGGCAAGAAACTTTACACACTCAAATTTGAAAGGAAGTTCAGCAAGGCAAATTTATGATCCTTTTACGATAATTATGTTCACTGTTTCTCATGCATATGTAACATGGCAAAATCATCAAAGGACATCGTGTCTGTGTGCATGTGCGTGTGCAAGAGAGATCgagcgagagagcgagagatagaaagagaaccAGTTACAGTTGCTCTGATGACTAGTTTAATTGTGGAATGACTATGGAGAGCTTCTCACCTGCTCCCACAAGCTGACAGAAAGCAGCACATGGGTCAgatatttcctttccttttgggGTGCGTGTGCATGTGGGTAAAAAGAAGCAAGTTAATTGTTCTGGCTGCTCATAAGAGAGCTCTCCTCGCAGTTTGTCCCGAAATATGATCAGATATTTGTACATTCTACTCCAGTATTCATCATAGAGATCATCATTGCAATAACATTTCATCAAAAAGtacaataaaaaatacacaGGAGAATATTTAGAAGCAAGTTTTACACTTTTTATCATCCATCTTATGCACGTTCATGCACAAAATTCtgtgatttaaattttaaagaaatgtaAACATATGAAAGCAAACATACCGTCTTCGCAAGATATATTAAGCCATAGCAGATTCTATACAGCTTTAAGTTGATTATGAGCTTCACAATTCTTGACAGAAGCCATGTTTTGCCACTCTAATACTTTGCCATAGTATTAAACTACTAGCTTCGTAAGACTTATTAAACCTCAGTAGACTCTATACATCTGGATGATGATTAGGAGTTTCATGTTTCTTTCAAACAGAAGCTGTTTTTGCCACTCTATTAGCTTGCCATATTATTAGACAACTGAGTCAACCTTGCACTGGTTAATGAATAAGCAAAAGAAATAACTAGCAACAAAGCACATGACCACTTATCAGTCTCATAAAACACCAAAGCAGTGTTAAAGCCAAAAGCAATATCAGTGCCAAAAGATCAACCCAAGCATCAAAACAAGATAGATGAATGAAGAGTGCATGACCATGGGGATCCCATCCTATGTTCAGTAGGCCTAAAACAATCACCAGcaaaaaaataacatccaatGCACCTCTATAAGCACCAGCATGTAGCCAGGGGGCTTCCAGCCTTTGTTTGAGACAGGTAGGTGCATGCCATGTTTCAAACATGGGATGGTCCTGACTCCTTTTAACCAAGGAAAATTAGGTGACTGCCTAGCGACATGTGCACCTCTTGACAAGCTTTTGGAACTAGTCTTGGTAAATGCATAAACATGATGTTATAGAACAACTTTGTCACCCTCAAAATATTACAACAGAACCAGAAATCACTTCCAGCACAAAGCAAACTTGATGTGAAATCAAAATACTTGAGCATCAGATGGATGTTTACCAATGCAACCACTAATCAACATCCAGTTATGCCACACATTAAAGGACCTTGACTTATAGCAACACTCACTATAAGGAGTAACGAGCGGATTAAAATTCAAACGAACCACCCAAAAGTATCTACACGAACCAAACAACTACAGGATAAAACACTTCAATTATAAAATCATGAACGTTAAGAGGACCGGCAGCTAATAAACAATCACCACAATCCTGCTTAATTTACAGAAGTAAAATTGAAGTTCCAAACCAAAATCGACCATGTATAGAGTTGAACAAGGATTCTGGATTTTAGTTCCACTAATTTTTCTTATAGAAACGACAATGTTCAGGAATAAGCAGCCATGGGACAAACAAGAAAGTCGTACGATCCGAATTGTCCCCAAAATAAAACTCTGTACGCGGGTACAACAAATAGACCATCACGAGAACTTCTAGACCATAACACAACAGGTAAATAGCAATTACACTATCAATTCAACTACAACCACGCAGTTTTTTTTAGccaaaaataaccaaaactacGAACCAAGTAACGAGCTCGAAGACAAACATCAACAGAAACACCCAAATGAACGAACAGGTGAAATTCCATACATCATAAAAAGGGGATGAAATGAACCAAGAACTTCAGAACTAAAGCGATGGATGACAGAGGAGTCGGTGCAAAAATCAACAAAACCTAGTAAGAAGAAAGATTCTTCAACAAATCACTAACCAATGAAACACCCCACAGAAGCaataatataaatgaaattcAACCCAGACCGACGGTTCCAAACAGATAACAAGAAATCATACAGAAACCCACAAGTCACATATAACTGCAATCCATTGGACAGGACGCAGACGATACAGGGTTAAAGCGGAGAACTTAGTCCGTTCCACAATTGATAGACAAAGCGTCATATATAGATTATAAGGGGACATGATGAGCGGTACCCCACAAGATAAGATGCCCCATAGTCCAACGTACAACTCGTGGAACCCTAACCCTAATTTCCCTCGTACCCTTCCTTCGGCTTCACTGGCTCCGGAATCGACGGGATCTTGATGTACTCCTCGTGCCCGGAAAATTCGTCGTCCTGGGAGTGGAAATCGCACCCATTGTTGAAGAGGGACCAGACAAGGTACATGGTAGACGCGGTGAGGGCGCCACAGGCGACGCCAAAGAGCAAAGAAACCACCACAGTGAGGATATCCCTGGCGCGGGCATGCAGCGAGCTCCTCATGTCGACGGGATCGGCCGCCACAGAAATGGCGGGCTTGGAGGGGACAACAAATTCCCGCTCGGTGGTTGTCACCAAGGGGAAGAAATCGGCGGGACGGGTGAGGCCAAGGCGGGAGAAATCGGACCGAATTAGGGAGAATTCAGATGATCCGTCGTCGAATCGGATGGTGGGCAAGAGAAGTTCAGACGGGTTGAACGTGTCGAGGGTTTTCAAGGAGTCCTTGGGGGAGGAGAACGAGTAGGAATAGGAAATGAGGAAGGTCCTGCAAGGGTGGAAGTGAGCGCCAGGCCTCGCCTGAACTCCCATGAGGGAGCTCATCAACGAGACGAGCAGGATAACTTGAAGAAGGAGATTGCCGGCAGCCATGGACGTTGCagtcagggagagagagagagagagagcgagagagttGAAAAACGGAAGACGGGGCTGATGGTTTACTTTATTTAACCAAGGCTCTGGGAAATGGAAACTTTCAATTAGGCCCCTAATATTTATCTTAAAATAAAATTGGCGCCATACCAATTTCTTTACCTTATAAGCACATTTGACGTTAAGCAAACACTTGCATGATTTTAATACGAGTCTTTCAAATTCAGAAGGATTTGCTTGCATGCAAAAAGAAGGCTTGATTCTTGGTTCAAAgtcttcaaaatgaaagtaaGTTTAGAGATCAAACATACTCACATTTTCATCAAGCCTCAAGccaatagattttttttcttttgacaatttttttaagatccaaaaataaaaatgaaaaaaaaacaagtgaaaggggagagaaaatatgaaaaaggcaGTTGGTataagaaaagatgaacaagcATATGATTAATAAAATTGTGATTGGCCTCTccaaaaacatgagatttgcTATTACATTTCTCTAGATGGCAAACATGTGAATGTGATTGAGAAAACAGGTGCACGTCCAGTAgcataaagatgaaaaataaatgaaagaagtAGGAATATGAATAGGGGATATCAATGAATaccaatttgattttgaattttatttcagtcaaattaaaaaaaaaaaaatcactatgCAGGTTCATAACTGATTAGGTTCGGAGTCCAATGTCTGACTGAGAGTTGAGATAGTTCATGCTTGATTATGTACTAAGACTGGATATTTTGGTGGTGCATTTgaatcaattttcaaattcaaatcagaattcGAATCTAATTATGTAAGATCTAATTTAGTCCAATTGGGTATGAATTATATCCAATTTGAACCCAAACTCATAGCATCCATAGGTAAATTatatccaagtttttttttttttaagaatcgGAGATGTAGGCTGAATCCCTCATCCAAGTTtaaatgcataattttttacatataatgtggatttaagatccatttTACTAAAATGAAACTGAGGATCACCTTTTGACGTAACCTAGAATTTAACATATGAAGCTATCAAAGACAACTTTAATATCCGCTTGTATTGATTTTTATACAATTCAAAATAATGTAAACtattttaaattgattaaagaaattgaagaagtGGAAGCCTAAGAGCGTCGCATGAACAGCTGGCGGTAAGACTGGCTTTTAATATTAGAATATTAgaggcagaaaaaaaaattgaccatgGGTTTGACAAAAATTAGGGCGATTTTTAGAATTAGAGCAAAAAT
This window of the Nymphaea colorata isolate Beijing-Zhang1983 chromosome 2, ASM883128v2, whole genome shotgun sequence genome carries:
- the LOC116248163 gene encoding uncharacterized protein LOC116248163: MAAGNLLLQVILLVSLMSSLMGVQARPGAHFHPCRTFLISYSYSFSSPKDSLKTLDTFNPSELLLPTIRFDDGSSEFSLIRSDFSRLGLTRPADFFPLVTTTEREFVVPSKPAISVAADPVDMRSSLHARARDILTVVVSLLFGVACGALTASTMYLVWSLFNNGCDFHSQDDEFSGHEEYIKIPSIPEPVKPKEGYEGN